GCCCCTTAACATCAAGCTGTTGGAGTTTAGGCTATGGCCCAGACCAGCtgtgaccttattaaatggtaCAGCAGGTTTGATGGCCTACCCCTGTCTCACATTCACAATTTAATATAGACTTATGTTcatacaaatgtcaggcaatagCCTTCGCTAAcacaagagaatctaaccattgtcttTTTAGTGGTCTATAGTGCTACCATCGCTGAAtacccactatcaacaccctggggcttaccattgaccagaaactcaactgggccagccacataaatacaatggctacaaaaacaggtcagaagctgggaatactgcagcaagtaattcaccttctgactccccaaagcctgcccaccatccacaaggcaccgcgcacgagtgtgatggaatactccctatttgggtagatcagtgcagctccaacaacactgaaaaagcataacactatccagaacaaagcagtgaACAACGggaagataacatggtgtggagctggatgaacacagcaggccaagcagcatcataggagcaggaaggctgacattttgggcctcgaaaattatgaagggtctaggcccaaaacgtcagctttcctgctcctgagatgctgcttggcctgctgtgttcatccagctccacaccgtgttatctcagattctctagcatctgcagttcccattatctctgagccaacAGTGGCAGTAGAGTGTCTTATCTACAAGGTGCCTTGCAGTAACTTACTTACTCAGGGTCTTTAGATACTACTTTCCAAACCCAAAACCTCTACcaaccagaaggacaaaggcagcagatacattgaaaCACCACTACCTCAGGATCCCCTTCAATGCCACACGGAATTGTGGCTTGGAACTtcatatcactgctccttcagcgTTGCTGAGTAAAAATGTTGGGGCTTCTTTCCAATTCTTCCCCCCCATACACAAAGACTGTAGCCactcaagagggcagctcactatcaccattcccaggacaattagggatggcgAAATAAAACCAATGAGTGAATACAATATCTGCATTACTCTTTATATGAATAAATATTTCCTAACTTCACACCTGAAAGGTTCTGGCTCTCATTTTTTGATGCAGTTCCTAGACTGCCCCATTCACAAGAAATAACTCCCATCATTAGGGTGGTATGGAGcttactggttagcactgctgcctcaaaaagTCAGGGACCTGGGTCAATTCCAGCCCCAAACAAaaatgtgtgtggagtttgcacgttctccctgtgtgtgtttcctccctcagtccaaagatgtgcaggttagggtggattagccatgctaaattacctcaggtatcgagggatgtgcaggctgggtgggctagccatgggaaaaacaaggttacagagatggggtggtctgcttttcagagggttggcgtggacttgatgggccgaatggttgGCTTCCAAATTGTAGGGATTGTGTGATTCTATCTATCCTATCTGATcttgttgtttttaaaacttgGATCAAAAcagccctcaaccttctaaatttcTGTGCAGGTTATCTGTGTACCAGGGctgctttttaaagaaaagggCTTAAAGCAGATAACCGGTGtgtaggggggggggggcggctgCATTTAATGTCAGAAGAGATTTAATTAACGAGAAATAACAAGGCAACAGTGCAGGCTAGTGAAGTGGCAAATAGTAATGGAATGGCAAAGGATGGGGCAGTTTTCAAGTACATTGGGACTTAAAGAGGGAAGAATTATGAAAGTCTTTTCATCTGAATGCAtgctgacccagcgacagtgaaggaacagcgatatattttcaagtcaggatggtgggtggctcaGAGTGGAACTTTTAAagggcggtgttcccatgtaggtGCTGTGCtttccttctagatgcaagtggttgtgggtttggaaggtggtgcctgaggatctttggtgaatctctgcagtgccccttgtagatggtacacactggtgctactgagtgtcgggggtggggggagtgggatgcttgtggatgtggtgccaatcaagcggctgctttgtcctggatggtgtcaagctccttgagtgttgttggggctgcccccatccaggcaagtggggagtattccatcacactcctgtcctgtgccttgtagatggtggacaggctttggggagacagggggtgagttactcaccgcagtattcccagcctgtgacctgctcttgcaaCCACTGTATTTGTATGGCTAGTCCAGTCAACTTTCTGGTCAATCACatggattttggtcttctgacctatgAATGCATGTACTTGCTATAGAATGACCACAAGACCATGAGAAAGAACAACAGGAGtccggccatttggcccctcgagcctgtctacagtatggaaacagaccccttggtccaactcattcacccTGACCAAGCTCCCAAACCAACTAGTCCCggctgcctgcgtttggcccatatccctcaaaacctttcctatccttgtacatatccaaatgtcttttaaatgttgtaactgtgcctgcatttaCCACGTCATCTGAAAATGTTGCTCCATATGTTCTTTATAAATATttttagaggagaaagatttaaaatacatttggacaggtacatggagggatgttttagagggatgtgggccaaacgcaggcagtgGAAAGTTTAGTTCGGGAATCTTGGTCGGCCATGGATggttggcctgaagggtctgtttctgtgctgaatgactaaATATTGACAGAGTGGGAATCAGTGACTGTAATGTCATTATCAAGGGGCGGAGGTGAGATGGTCCCAGCCTGGcctttgtgtggtgtgaatgtcacttgccacttgtcagtccaaacctggatattatcagatcttgttgcatagtggaatcaagggttatggggataaggcaggaacaggatactgattgtggatgatcataatgaatggtggtgcttggcttgaagggccgaatggcctactcctgcaccaatTGTCtattgcatgtgaacacggactgcttcagtatctggggagtcacgaacggtgctgaacattgtgtaatcatcagtgaacatccccacttctgaccttatgatgggagggaaggtcattgatgaagcagctgaagatggttggcccaggacactaccctgaggaactcctgcagagatgtcctggagctggagatgactgacctccaactcCAAgaatgtttttgtgactggaagcctgtgtcccaTGGTataccacagggttcagtgctggggagTCTTGCTGTTTGCTGTGTATGTTAATGATCCAGACATAAATGTCAGAGTTATGATCACCAAATTCACTGATCAAATGAAAAATGATGGTTtcgtaaatagtgaggaggataaaTTTTCACTACAGGATGATAAAGACGGGTAGTTACTTGGGTtgatcagtggcaaatagaattaacCCTGAAAACTGTGAGGTGGATGCATTTTTGGgggaagtaacaagacaaggaaaTAGACAATGAATGGCTGGAACCCAGGAAGTACGAACCTCGGCGTATGTCCACAGATTGTTGAAGACAGCAGGACAGCTAGAAAGAGTGGATAAGATGGCATACAGTGTACTTACCTTTATTAATCCAGGCATAAAACACATGAGCAAGGAGTTATGATGGATTGTAGAGAACGAATGTTAGGCCACAGCTGCGACATCGTGTGCACTTGTAGTTGGCACACTACGGGAacgatgtgattacactggagctCGGCAGCGTGTTGTCTAAGCTGGAGTGACTCAGTGATGCAGAGAGACCAGATAGGGcaagattgtttcagagataatgggaactgcagatgctggagaatccgagataacaaggtgtagagctggatgaagacagcaggccaggctgcgtcagaagagcaggaaagctgatgttttgggtctaaacccttctcaGAAATTATTCAGaaagggttcagacccgaaacgtcagctttcctgatcccctgatgctgcccagcctgctgtgttcatccagctctacacctggtaaTCTCTAGGGCAGGATTGTGTTCCTTCGAGCACAGAACACTGACAGGAGCGCTGACTGAGGTGCATGAAACTCTGCCGGGCATTGGCAAAGTCAATCAGAAGATCCTCTTCTCTTTCGTGCAGCGGTCACTAACCAATAAGGAGCTGGAGGTTTACAGCGGACTTCTCATCCACAGGTTTCTGGtgatttggaattcactgcctgaaagcgTGGTTAAGGGGGAAGCCTAAAGACATTGAAGAACAATTCAGATGAAACATCACGTGAAGCATACATGACTGCTGGCACACGGTGTGAAAaacggtgctgaaacagagggcgagaaacagaggggctgaagcagaggggctgaaacagatggcgagaaacagaggggctgaaacagaggggctgaaacagaggggctgaaacagaggggctgaaacagagggcgagatacacagggtctgcaacagtgggcgagaaagagagggctgaaagagagggcgagaaacagaggtgctgaaacagagggggagaaacagaggggctgaaactgagaggctgaaacagaggagctgaaacagagggcgagaaacagagcggcttaaacagaggggctgaaacagagggcgagaaacagagggcgagaaacagagggcgagaaacagagggcgagaaacagaggggctgaaacagaggggctgaaacagagggcgagaaacagaggggctgaaacagaggacgagaaacagtgggcgagaaacagaggggcagaaacagaggggctgaaacaaagggggctgaaacagaggggctgaaactgagggcgagaaacagagggcgagaaacagagggcgagaaacagaggggctgaaacagaggggctgaaacagaggggctgaaacagaggggcgagaaacagagagcgagaaacagagggcaagaaacagagggcgagaaacagagggcgagaaacagaggggctgaaacagaggggctgaaaacagaggggctgaaacagaggggctgaaacagagggcgagNNNNNNNNNNNNNNNNNNNNNNNNNNNNNNNNNNNNNNNNNNNNNNNNNNNNNNNNNNNNNNNNNNNNNNNNNNNNNNNNNNNNNNNNNNNNNNNNNNNNNNNNNNNNNNNNNNNNNNNNNNNNNNNNNNNNNNNNNNNNNNNNNNNNNNNNNNNNNNNNNNNNNNNNNNNNNNNNNNNNNNNNNNNNNNNNNNNNNNNNGACACGTGGCGGGTTTTGGGGAGTGCGGGGAGGGCAGGGTGGGGTTTTGGGGGATGCGTGTTGGGGTTTGGGGTGTGCGGAGAGGGCgggggctggttttgggggggggcgcggggagggtggggtgggtttTGGGGAGGGCGGGGCAGGTTTTGTGGGGTGCGGGGagggcagggctggttttggggccGCGGAGTGGGGTTTGGGGCGCGGGAGCGGggggcagggctggttttggggccGCGGAGTGGGGTTTTGGGGGTGGGCACGCAGGGagggcagggctggttttggggctGCGGTGTGGGGTTTGGGGGACGCCGGGcgggcagggctggttttgggggcCGCggagtggggtttgggggggCGCGGCGGgcggcagggctggttttgggggcCGCggagtggggtttgggggggCGCGGGGcgggcagggctggttttgggggcCGCAGAgtggggtttggggggtgggCACGCAGGGagggcagggctggttttggggccGCGGAGTGGGGTTTGGGGGACGCCGGAcgggcagggctggttttgggggcTGCggagtggggtttgggggggCGCCGGGcgggcagggctggttttgggggcCGCggagtggggtttgggggggCGCGGGGCGGGCAGGCCTGGTTTTGGGGGCCGCGGAGTGGGGTTTGGGGGAGTGGGCACGCAGGGagggcagggctggttttgggggcCGCggagtggggtttgggggggCGCGGGGcgggcagggctggttttgggggcCGCGGAGTGGGGTTTTGGGGGTGGGCACGCAGGGagggcagggctggttttggggccGCGGAGTGGGGTTTGGGGGACGCCGGAcgggcagggctggttttgggggcTGCggagtgggggtttgggggggcgCCGGGcgggcagggctggttttgggggcCGCggagtggggtttggggggggcgcggggcgggcagggctggttttggggggCCGCGGAgtggggtttggggggtgggCACGCAGGGagggcagggctggttttggggccGCGGAGTGGGGTTTGGGGGACGCCGGACGGGcaggggctggttttgggggcTGCggagtggggtttggggggggcgCCGGGcgggcagggctggttttgggggcCGCggagtggggtttggggggggcgCGGGGCGGGCAGGCCTGGTTTTGGGGGCCGCGGAgtggggtttggggggtgggCACGCAGGGAGGGCAGGGCTGGTTTCGGGGACGCGGAGTGTGGTTTGGGGGGGGACGCCGGAcgggctggcctggttttgggggACACGCTGTTGGGGTGCGCGGGGATGAGGCTGCTCTCTGCTGTGATTGTGGCCTCTGTGATAGGGTTACCGTTCCTGTCTTACAGGTGAGACGGGACCCGCGGTTTGACGATCTCTCTGGACAGTTCAAACCAGAAATTTATGAGAAAACCTACGCCTTCCTCTCACAGCtgagaaacaaagagaaagaagTCAGTCATCTCTGACCCCGACCCGAAGTGCCCCGCGcgggggggcgggtgggggggtaGATTTGCTGCACTACCGTCGCCCCTCGGTTTTCCTGTCCCTCCCTGTGCACAGTGTCTGTTTTCCACACCCTCGCCTTGCGTTTATCCTGGGACTGTGCGGCAACTCTGTCATTACAGTGCTATGCCAAGGGGAGGCGCTGATGGTCCTTCattctgttggtgtgtgtgtgtgcgcagt
Above is a window of Stegostoma tigrinum isolate sSteTig4 chromosome 4, sSteTig4.hap1, whole genome shotgun sequence DNA encoding:
- the rrp36 gene encoding LOW QUALITY PROTEIN: ribosomal RNA processing protein 36 homolog (The sequence of the model RefSeq protein was modified relative to this genomic sequence to represent the inferred CDS: deleted 1 base in 1 codon); its protein translation is MGEPSTSVKEKVQCWGVLLFAVYVNDPDINVRVMITKFTDQMKNDGFVNSEEDKFSLQDDKDGAGLCSFEHRTLTGALTEVHETLPGIGKVNQKILFSFVQRSLTNKELEVYSGLLIHRFLGGQGWFRGRGVWFGGGRRTGWPGFGGHAVGVRGDEAALCCDCGLCDRVTVPVLQVRRDPRFDDLSGQFKPEIYEKTYAFLSQLRNKEKEVIKKKLHQVKDPDQRTCMLKGLLQRMTQQDEAESKKRKQRERLLEFKRKQRERVQQGSRPYFLKKSEQRKLDLAEKYVELKKTGQLERFLGKKRRRNAQKDRSRLPGKKSQ